ACCGCTTGTCAGAGACATGTCTTAAGCTTTTCTACTATGCTGCATAGCCCGCTGTGACGGATTCCAAAATTCAGACCAAATCCACATGTGAAACGTCTTAGTTGCTCCCCACCGTTTCCTACCGTTTTTAGGTTCACATCTTTTGTAACCCAAATGTCAACTCAGGAACGCACGCGTATTTATGTAGTTCCTTACCGAAGGGGAGGATGGGATGATCtgacccagcgggttagggggtcagaatataccagcggtaggtatgcctgtcgtaagaggcgactaaaataccacattcaaggggctgtgtagcgcaacccttcaggttgccagcgcaatatatagcttctccaaacccaattgttaacctcacctattcgcgccgagtcctgtttcactaacagacgtggctctggcgaccccaagttcctcatgagacttgggggtggggagggagggatggcctgaaggtttaacgtggccatataaatcgttcccgagatggtaccggatctgtatccggcaaaggaccatcacatcgataacactccccaaagccttcggggagcaaccttatcgctacaacaacaacaacaacaacaaaatgggaTGATCTAGCAGGTCAGGTGGTGGTAGTATGAAATCGTTTTTGAGCTAGTCGGGCTTGTATCTAAAGGTCAACTTCCGCTGGCACTCCCTTAAGTCTTTGGGTAGTATCTTTATCGTtactacaacaaaaaaacaacataaatagCTGGTTCATTGACGTAGACTGGGGAGTTTGGCACTCCATGCAACCTTCATTGAACTTTAAGTGTAAGAAAAAAGAATAGATTAAAAGACAGCGAAATTGAGCGAAATTTGACGTGGAGATAATCAAAAGTAGGCGATGCTCAAATATATGGCTTCCGAACTGTCTCTTAAAGATACTCAGGTCAAATACATTTCGCTTATTTATAAAGGAAACCCATTTCCATCAGATGAATAATCAAGGAAGCCATAGAAAAGCAGAAGCAATTAAATAAAACAGGCAATTAGCCCACACACTGAGATTGCAAGGACATAACGATAGGcctataaaagctttaataaagtCGCAGCATACAAGCAGTAACAATCACAGTCTCAATCATGATTTCAACACGTACACAACTTTTCACTGCACTGTGCATGTTGGTTTTGGCCGTGGCCAACTGTCAGGTGAATTGATTTTTATTTAAGGGCCAATTTAAGTAAAATGCTGAGTAATGAGGGTcttaagaaaatttaataaaaactttagtTGATAGATGtgctatatataaaatatttattaactttACACATTAATACTTTCAGTTAACCTTCTCACCGGATTGGGGTAAACGTTCCGGCGGCAGCGGCAGCGTGGGCGGCGGTACGGCTGGCTTCTTCGATACACCACCTAGTGGTAACTGTAAAACTTCGAATGAGATGCTGCTGGAAATCTTTCGGTTTGTACAGGTAATTATGATGGAGGGGAATCCGGTGAATGATTAATTACATTTCTCTTTTTTGGAACTACAGGCCGAGGCGCAACTCTTCCTTGACTGCAAGCATCGGGAGTAAACAGAGTGCTCCAATTTGAGAGCTAATATTTAtatacatctgtttacaatatatgtatatgtataaatattattTGTTTAGTTGTTAAATTGGGGTAGTCGGCATCAAACAATATTATTAACTAACTGTATATTCTTGGGGAGATGTACTTGAAAAATATATCAATAAAATATTTACGTATGCATGCCAATAAAAAAGATGCGTCAATAAGGGATTGTTAAGACAATCAACGTGTCAGGTTAGTTCGGATAGGTGGGAGCAGGCAGACTGCTCCAGGACAGTATGGTCCCAACACCAATGTGAAGATCTTTGTAGACAACCAGGCCACCTTAAAGGCGTTAGAATCCAACGTGATACAGCCGGATATCATGCGGTGGTGCCGAGTTTCGCTGGCGTCCATTAGGTACTAAAATGTCCCCCTTAGCTGAATCTTTGGGCACAGCGATATTCAGTGAAACGAATTTGAAGATGAGATGACTAGCAAAGGTTCCAAAAAGGACATAAGCGAGGCGGTTAGCTCCGTACGACCACCGCTGGAATATGAAATTGGGGCAACGGACTTTCTGTGAACTAGCCGGAATGATTACGTGGTTCTAAAGCTCAAGAAATCTGCAGTGagagtacttacgggtgtcatcacaggtcattgcggCATTGCAACattgctccgacggtggcgcatgctacagatatacgccgccgataaacgccgccgccgccgccgattttggtcgtttttcgcacgccgccgccgaatgtcaaaaatatcggcgcgtcggcgcggcgtccggcgcgggaCTATATTTTGTACTTATTTTAGGTTATATAATGCTGATTATCTACATCGAAAATGGGTTCGATGTTataaaaatgggtatcaaatgactcgTGTTGCTATAGCATTAAGAACactaataccaaaataaatttttttagatcGGCTTAAAGTTATTTTCTAAAAACAACATATATTAGGTATGCATTTCAAACCCCCgaggtttgaataaaaatttaaaatataagatcTCTTTTAAGTGGAATTTAGTGGAAAAATAAGTGGACAATTTCTTGTCActttcttacattttttattatagtACTTAAGTAAATTGTTAAAGGTAAGGTAAAAGTATACAACAGCGGTCGACTGCAAAATCGCGTCCgaaaatatcgggaggggtgtTAAACTGCGCGTCTTGGACTCGTCTACAacaatccgaaggtggaaaagaaaaacttCAGTAAACCGCTGTTCTAGACAttaccaaataaataaaatttcattttacaaGAACTAGAAGCATCCGGAAGGTGAAGCATTTGATTTTGTCATCTGGGAGGGTTTCTCTACCAAATATTGGTAattttttacgacagcatgacactgctaatacgcgtccaaaaatatcgagagaggtatcaaacggcgcgtcttgacatcagtattaataatccgaaggcggagaataataatttttaacccgttcaaaagatattaacgaaaaactgaaaaaagacccacgggtcgctccgaaaccgggggtgaaatccatagtatttttgcgcagaacatcattttccgttggcggccttcggccacggtgatgcataattttttttgtgggtacaatcacaacaacaaccacatgaaaatcgccaacttcaactgcaaatatctccggacagagataaaatttttattttccggtttcggatcattgttctcgagattaatacgcgtctttcgacacctctttcgatatttttggaggcgtattagcagtgtcatgctgtcgtatagaattacccattttattattagtagatagtGCAAGTAGCTTTTGTTTGATGTACCAACATCTTTAATTAATGAagacttataataaaaatatgttatGTAGGAAAGCGTTTATTATGTGAAAATGCATAAAAGCTAactaattttttcttaaattttatgcaTTTTCGTTCAGCTTTAGCGGCCTGTAACTTACagatggaaaaggcagtgaaggatTACATAATCAAACTACAAATTGCAAGTAGCCGACGTaaaagcagtgtttggcaattttTCGGAACGTTAGAAGAGGCTCAAGTTGGAAAAACTATTGAAAAAGAAAACGTTTTTTGCAACCTTTGTCTAACAAAACGGAAAAATGAGGATTCATCCATAAGTTTTTCATGGTAAGTTTTGAGCCTAGTACTTTTTCTATTTCACAAGTAACAAAAAGTTTTAGTTCCAAGATCCAGTCATATAGCAAAAACGTCTCTACAGGGAATCTAACGAGGCACTTAAAAAATGAACACAATATTCGTGATTTCGATGCTGAAAGTAGTTCTAACAtatcaaacttttttaaaaaatgtcctaaaaaatcttaAACGGATTCCAAATGGCTATTGGGAAGAGACTTGGCATTGTGGATGGCACGAGATTTAGTACCGTTCCATACATTTTCCAATAATGGAATAAAATACTTCCTAAAAAAATACAAAGTTGTATTAGCTGATGGTGATATACCACATTTCAAAACCATTTCAACAACAGCGTTAGATGATGTTTATGAATGCGTTTTaaacacatttcgacaaaaaatcTCTGGTCTGGAACATTTTGCACTAACATTTGATTTGTGGACTGATAATTTTCGAAGAAGAaattatattacatttacttttcATTATCTCGACAAAAATTTCCTGTTGGAAAATCTCACCTTGGAAACAAAATACATTTCAAAGTCTCACACTGGCAATAACATTTTAATAGAACTTGAACAAGTAacagtttttttcaaattaaaactgGGAACCAATTTTGTTGTCACTGATTAAAGTAGTAACATTAAAAAAGCCATTGATTTAGGGTGCATCAACAACCATTTCTGCCTTAGGCATGGACTACATAATTTGCTTACTATAGATGGCTATAATTCCGTCCCTGAAGTAAGCAACTTAATTGCGAAGTGCAAAAGTATTGCAAGGGCCCTTCGTTTTAAAACAGATGTTTTAAGATGCCAAGCTgatacaatacaaaacgaaatTTTAGCAAATATTGACAACTTGGAGGAACTCCTTGCTTCCGAAGACTCGTGTTGGGTCGACTACGATGACGGATTTGGTCCACTAGACGATGTTCCGTTAGAAACGTATAAGCACATCAACAATCCTAATGACTTACATGGTAGTTTGATGGACAAAAGAAATGTCACTATAAAACACGCGGTCGCAACAAGATGGCACAGCGTTCTGTCAATGCTTGATAGTCTTGGGTCTCAAAGAGCCGCAATAAATAAATTGCTGAAAAACTGTAATAAAACTGACTTGACTTTACTAGAAGCTGAAGCACAGCTTATGTACAAGTTGAaggactttttacaaaaattcaaaGATGCTGTGAACATTTTGTCTGGCGATTCATATCCATCTATTTCTCTTGCTTTAATTATTCGAACGGAGATAGTGAAAATATTATCTGAGAACGTCGACATTGATTTGGATGAGAATAATGCAAACTTTTCACAGTTGCATTTAATTcaagaaattaaaaataatataataagcaAACTAGACTATAGATTTCCAATAAATGATATATTAGTGTGCGCAGCGCTGCTGGATCCGCGCTTCAGCACACTGGATTGTATCACGGACTACTGCAACCACAGAAATATTacgaaagtaaattttttaattaaaatgtataaatcccTTATTAGTGACTCAAAAAATACCGAAGGTAATAATGATAAAGATATTTCTCCACCTTCCTCTAAAATATTGAAGATTGCGCAGAGGTTCAAATaggtattttttatatgaatactGGAAGCATATTTTTGGTCGCCtaaaatatagacataaaatagCTGTTCTTACAAGATGTATCTGAATAAAAACGTcattatacaataaatatattcattttaATCTTTAAATTCAGGAAGTGTTAAATCTAAGCATTTGGGAGAAATTTGCTGGATATAAATTTGAGAAccatacatttttcaaaatttctgtaAGGTcagaaagtaattgaaaaaacttgtggaGATCAAAATTTATTTACCAAGTACGACGGCGTGAGCCGGCGCCGATATTTTACCaagtctacgccgccgccgccgataaagtaatcggcgtaaacctctagcgcATGCTAACAAGCtctctctgcagaagctgtcaggatgaggagaaaAAAGGGATCGATTCATCACTTTCTTTGCCGATGTCTGAGACTGCAAACAAGATGACTCAGATTTCTGTGAGCACGGTTTTTCGAgagtctggcagaggttgggaaggtgaatCCCTCACTCCGAGTTAAATTCATTAGATAaaacaagtggttcgttgaggactacTAAGAAGTAATGTGGTAGGACGAATGTGGCACCACCCGGCCCTCATTTAGGGCACTTATAATGGACACATTTTCTCCGACTAACTTGGGAACTGGACATGATTAGCACTGTCAAAAGGGCAGGGGCGGTTGGCATCAAGGGCCCTCTTAGAATTCAAGTGGATGTTGGGCGCAATACATGGCATTATAAacactaaaattttcaaaaaaaaaatcctcaaTTTGACGAAAACAAGGTGAGTTCTGCTTCAAATATCAATGTATGCCAAGTTTCTTACTTAAGGAGGCGTGTGCTGGGTGGGATAATCTATAAGCTTCAACGAGATTGTGCCGCGATAGTCTTAAATAGGTGGACAAGGGTCTATCAACATGGATATCAATAACCAAGCCCTTCGAAAGAccgaaaataaagtaaataaacatTTCGCGCTATTTACCTCCGAAGAAGATTCAGGCCGAGCTCATTTTCCAATTTGCGATGTGCtcctttttgatttttcctacaaattgggggaCGCTCTAAGAACAACACCCACCGTTTGGAATACACCCTGTTTGAGGTATGCCCTTCctcatatttttttttgaacGCCCTATCTCAGCATAATATCAATAGATTTTTGGTTGAGATGGTGCAATAACCGTAATTGACTATTCTTATCAGCGATCTCGTTGCCTCTGATGGTACTATAGGCTTGATCTCATAAAATGACATATTTAGATGTTCTAAGGACGCCAACATGGTTCAACACTTTCGTACAATCTTAGACCCAATCATTTTGCACGCCTTTAACAGCTGATGAATGCTCATACGAATTTCAGATCACACCGTTCTGGTGTAACTAGTTGTATGGTGTAGCGGCATAAAAAGATTGGCCCTTAGACTTCCTGCTGGAAACCACTGCTTAAGTCCGGAAGACTACATCATTGACTGATCTTTTTTTGCGCCAAGAGTCAAGATTGTCACCTAGCTACTTCTGTCTAAGCTCTTCCAAGAATTCCTCCCCCCTGATTCAATACCCAACCAAATAATCAGTTAAGGCTATTTTTCACTTGATATTTAATGACATTTTAACCTTTAATAGGACATTTTTTGTCATCAGAGCCACCTTCCCTAATTTGATCAACTAATACatatattaaaacttttaattttatttctaaacatAGCAGTGACTAATACAGCATTTTAGTGATGCGtggtttaaattatttaaaaaacccGATTACGTTGTCAAATCTTAGCTTTCTAGCACAGGCACTCATGTATATAAATGTAATAGCCTATGCCAGTCAGTGGGAGGTATGCTTCTGGTGAGGAAAAGTGTAAAGCAGATTAATAGCTTATTTAATAAGTAGAGCGTGGTCTGTAGTTAAGGGCAGAAACCTTGTCGACGGTGCGAACGCTGAGCCCAATTCCATAGCGCTCAAGTAAAGCAGGACGTCTGGAGCTCGTTGACAATGATGATATTTACACCGCTTCTGTTGTTTTGCAACCAGAAATTaagaagtgtctttatcgctgcaaggagaagaagaaggagaaaaagatAGAGGTGAGTGGTGTTCCTATATGTGCAGGGCCAGCTTCaagattgaaaataatttatgaaGATTTTATTGCAGGATCGGTGATCAGCCATCATATTCAGACCATGTATATTCAGCATCCCCATTAAAGAGAAGTGAAGGGAAAACCTTTTAAAACGCTACAGCAACAGGCTGGACGAAATCCCCAACACTTTATGGATACTACCACTGTAGGAGAGCTTAAGGCATCCAACAGAGGGGTTGCAATATATGGCAGATGTGATTTGCGTATGAAACGGCTGCACAAATCCACTGGAAGCGGCACTGAGTTTCTTTTTGCTGAAATATCAGGAGAAAACTTTAAAACCCTTGTTTCTTGTGTATATAACCCTCATAAATACATTAATTTGAACCCGTTTTTTGATGTTGGGTCCTCGTTCTTAGGTGAATATGACAATATTATTATATGTGGATATTTTAATGTCAATATTCTTGTACGTGATAGCTATAGTATTAATTTTATTGATGCCATTGCCAGCATGGGACTGTCCCTTGTCAATACGACTGTGCCAACAAGATACGCTATGAACTGCTCTCCTAGTCTTCTCGACTATTATATTGTTTGTCATTTGTCCAGTGCTATCAAGTTTGATAAAATATCCTTTATAACTgaccatgatttaattttttgcTGCTTAGATATAAACAGAGATCGTAGTCATCTAAGCCGGTCCTTTACCTATCGTGACTTCCGCAACGTAAACGAAGTTGCCTTTTTTTCTCATCTTAGTATTATTGACTGGAGCTTATGCTGGATTCTTGAAACTATTGACGAAAAACTTGATTTTCTTGTAAGTGACCTTAAATCTGTTTTTGACAAATATGTGCCTGTACGTGAAGTCTCTGTTAAGTGCTCGTCTAGCCCCTGGCTTACGAAGAATGTTCAAATTTCTATCAAAGAGAGAAATAGGTTGCATTCTACGTGGAGAAGAAGACCTACGCAGGAAAATTGGCAAGCCTTCAAATTTTCTAGAAATAGggctacatatataatatataacaaGGCTAGAGAAACGCAAGTATTATGGTTCCAAGCTGAATATAGCACTCCCTACTAGCGCCCTGTGGCGCAATATTAAAAAGTTACAAGTTTATAGCAAGGAAAATGTGAAGTGTGCTTACTCCCCTGATGTGGTAAACAATACGTTCCTTTCAAGTAGCACGTCATGTGTTGCAATTCCTCCGCTTGTACCCAGTGAAGCTAGTTGTTTCCGAGGACCGCAGTTTGAATTTTCCACAGTCTCTGAATATGATGTGGGAGGGTGTGTATTCAAAATACACTCCAATGCCGTAGGCGAGGATGGGCTGCCGATCAGGTTCATTAAACTGGTTTTACCATATATTGTTGGAACCCTTATTCACATCATAAATCATGCCATTACCACCTCTTGCTTTCCTAGTCTGTGGAAAGTGGCAACTGTTTTACCTATAGCTAAAAAAAAAGTGGTGCTAGCTCTCCGTCTGATTTTCGTCCGATTAGTGTCCTGCCAGCCCTTTCGAAGGTTTTTGAAACAATAATGCATGATCAGATTTCTAGACATATTAATGAGCATAATCTACTTTCCCCCTTccagtcaggctttagaaaaaATCATAGCTGTGCAACTGCAATGCTTAAGATCTTGGATGATCTGAGAACTCCTTTTGACGATAATCATTTAACGTTGTTATGTCTGCTTGATTTCTCCAAGGCATTTGATGCGGTCAATCATACGCTCTTATCCAGCAAGCTGAACTTTTACTTTGGGTTTAGTAATCATGCTCTGAGCTTAATGAATAGCTATTTAACATTCAGATACCAGCGTGTTCGAATTGGTTCTGAGATGTCACAACTGAAAGAGCTGACTATGGGAGTACCCCAGGGATCTATTCTTGGCCCTCTGATTTTCAGCCTCTTTCTTAATGATATTCTTGGAGTGTGTCAATATGTGAGACTTCATGCGTATGCGGATGATATCCAGCTCTATTTATCTGACTCGTTCAAGCAAGTTGACCGTCTTTGCTGTCACATCAATGATGACTTGTCAATGATATACAAATGGGCGACTGAAAATGGTTTGTTACTAAATTGTGATAAGTCCTTTGTGCTACCTATCAGCAAAAATCTTGGGTCACTTGACATACGAGTACATATAAATAATGTGAacctccaagttgttgataaaatcaagAACCTAGGATTTATAATAAATTCTAAGCTTTCGTGCAAAGACCATATAAATTCGGTTGTCAGCAAGGTGTATCTAACCCTCCGCAATCTGCGGCAGTCTAGTCTATATACCCCTACTAGCACAAAGCGTCAACTTGCTTTGCAACTCCTTTTGCCTATAATAACGTCTTCTGAGCTGATATATAGTAAGCTGGATTTTCACTCCGCGCATAAGATTGAAGTTCTGTTTAATAACATCACGCGTTATGTATATGGTGTGCCCACGTTCGATCATATTTCCCCCTGGAGACACCGTCTCCTTGGTTGTGGCATCTTAAATTATTTGAATGCAAGgaattgcatatttttatttaaactcatGATCATCAGCAAGACTTTTCGTCAACACTATTCGTCTTTGGAACTCCATTCCGTCAAATATAAGgaataagttaaacaaaagcaactTTAAACAAACGCTTTATGCATATATCAGTAGCCTTACTCCAGGAACATAGAAGAATGGCCAGCTATCTCTTTTTGTTGATACCGTCACttgtagtttaaaattttattttattactaactCTAActcttactttttaatttttataaatcgcaAGCTTTATTTTAATGTGAATTTGTTTATGAATGCTGTTGTGCTATAAAAGATTTAAGAATCGTATTGTACTgatatatattgaaataaatgcaatacaataatttttctaagcgggatcgcctctcggcagtgtttggcaagcgctccgggtgtatttctgccatgaaaagctctgagtgaaaactcatctgccttgcagatgccgttcggagtcggcataaaacatgtaggtcccgtccggccaatttgtagggaaaatcaagaggagcacgacgcaaattggaagagaagctcggccttagatctcttcgaaggctatcgcgccttacatttatttatttttcttaaatgcaATACAAACAATACAATACAACATTGTTACCAAGACATTAATAAATGCGTACAATACATTTTGCTCTCTAAGGCGATTAAAGGACAACTAAAAGCCTCCATGATGAAGCAAAGGACTGCTGATTCTTCGGAAACAAGTGaggaaaatttttaattaggcaAAGCTATACTACTCAGTCATCTTGAAGAGGCAATTTGGGGCTATACACGAGCACCATAGCTCTATTATTGACTAAAACTTCGGCATTATtcggaataatttaaattgcttTTCGAATTTATTTAAAACGTTAGTTTGTTCTTTCGTAAAAGTTTTCTTTAGACGCGGTTTTCATGGTTTTAAGACCCGGAACTGTCGGTTGATTTAGAGACCCGGTTCTTCAAATCCGGTTACTTTATTTCGCAGACTATCTTCTTACTTTACATTTGCATACACATACCTACAGCTCTGGTTAAAAAAATTGGTTAACGATGAAGTAGCGTAAATTGCGATGGTGTTATTAGCCTTGCAGCGATTTGCATCCATGATTATGACTTAACAGAGACTGTGACGGGCAGATCAcaatcatcatcattatcattgattggcgcttaatcgtctagGCGATTTAAACTGCTGCGTAGCAAGTCACGCCCAACATCACTGCTTCGCGTTAATTGACGTttattgggagcaccaagggataTCAAGTGTCCCTCACCCTATCCCAACTTAGTCTCCCATTTCATATGCTTCGAAATAAGGGCGCGGATTAAAATACTTTCTGAGCTGGAGCGTCTTCATCCACTCGTATAATATGACCTAGCTAGCGTAGcctttcgattttgtatttgttGTGATAGGTTTAAAGTAATGTTGAGCTCCTGCAGTTCTTTtaacctccttcgatactcgttGACCATAAGCCTTTCACacaaattttctctcgaacagcgTCCATGCTACCGAGCCATACCTCCGCACAGGTATGATGAGAAAGGAAGGGTtacataaggtcaaaggccataacgtcaattgaccttatgatcaCTTCACAAATTCAACTGATGTTAGGAATATAAGAAATGGTAACACTGTCGAATTACAAATGGTTACAATGTCAACTATATTTAGGTCAACTCTTTTTTTCCTGagtggccataaggtcagttagTTTGTTTCGCAACCACGTGTTAAAATGTTAACAACC
The Eurosta solidaginis isolate ZX-2024a chromosome 5, ASM4086904v1, whole genome shotgun sequence DNA segment above includes these coding regions:
- the Akh gene encoding adipokinetic hormone; the protein is MISTRTQLFTALCMLVLAVANCQLTFSPDWGKRSGGSGSVGGGTAGFFDTPPSGNCKTSNEMLLEIFRFVQAEAQLFLDCKHRE